One genomic segment of Sminthopsis crassicaudata isolate SCR6 chromosome 2, ASM4859323v1, whole genome shotgun sequence includes these proteins:
- the UBLCP1 gene encoding ubiquitin-like domain-containing CTD phosphatase 1, with the protein MSLSLIIKWGGQEYSITTLSEEDTVLDLKQSLKTLTGVLPERQKLLGLKVKGKPAENDVKLGALKLKPNTKIMMMGTREESLEDVLGPPPDNDDVVNDFDIEEEVVEVENREENLLKISRRVKDYKVEILNPPREGKKLLVLDVDYTLFDHRSCAETGVELMRPYLHEFLTSAYEDYDIVIWSATNMKWIEAKMKELGVSTNTNYKITFMLDSAAMITVHTPRRGLIDVKPLGVIWGKFSEFYSKKNTIMFDDIGRNFLMNPQNGLKIRPFMKAHLNRDKDKELLKLTQYLKEIAKLDDFLELNHKHWERYLSKKQGQ; encoded by the exons atgtctctctctctcataataAAATGGGGTGGACAAGAATATTCAATAACCACACTTTCCGAAGAAGATACGGTGCTAGATCTCAAGCAATCCCTTAAGACACTTACAGGAGTGCTACCAGAACGCCAAAAGTTGCTTGGTCTCAAAGTTAAAG GCAAACCTGCAGAAAATGACGTTAAGCTTGGAGCTCTCAAACTGAAACCAAATACTAAAATCATGATGATGGGAACTCGAGAGGAGAGCTTG GAAGATGTCTTAGGCCCACCACCTGACAATGATGATGTTGTCAATGATTTTGATATTGAAGAGGAAGTAGTTGAAGTAGAAAATAG GGAAGAAAACTTGCTAAAAATTTCTCGAAGAGTTAAAGATTATAAAGTGGAAATTTTGAATCCTcccagggaaggaaaaaaactttTGGTTCTAGATGTTGACTATACATTGTTTG atCACAGGTCCTGTGCAGAGACTGGGGTAGAGTTAATGCGGCCATATCTTCATGAATTCTTAACATCTGCATATGAAGATTATGACATAGTAATTTGGT cTGCTACAAATATGAAGTGGATTGAAGCTAAAATGAAg GAGCTGGGAGTAAGTACGAATACAAACTATAAGATCACCTTCATGTTGGACAGTGCTGCTATGATAACAGTGCATACCCCAAGAAGAGGCCTAATAGAT GTAAAACCTCTTGGTGTTATATGGGGAAAATTTTCAGAGTTTTACAGCAAAAAAAATACCATTATGTTTGACGATATTGGAAGAAATTTTCTTATGAACCCACAGAATGGATTAAAG ATAAGGCCTTTTATGAAAGCTCATCTaaatagagataaagataaagaacttttaaagttAACCCAATACCTCAAGGAAATTGCAAAATTAGATGACTTTTTGGAACTGAATCACAAACATTGGGAAAG GTATCTCTCAAAGAAGCAAGGGCAATAG